In Alteromonas naphthalenivorans, one DNA window encodes the following:
- a CDS encoding sulfite oxidase heme-binding subunit YedZ, which produces MKIFKKPVRVSNLTRRSLKGIIHLLALGYLVGLFYAGVTDNLGPDPVDTLLNETGIWAIHLLLITLMLSPLAKILPSPEPIKFRRMLGIYSFVYALSHFATYILFELQLDMGLIATELVKRPYIVVGLTALVLLFVLTVTSFQKIRRSMGKRWQHLHNSIYLIVPLALLHFSWSQKTLLQEPIWYWLFAFVLLFNRIKGLVTTARKKHARNKNRKHAVQT; this is translated from the coding sequence ATGAAAATATTCAAAAAACCCGTTCGTGTTTCGAATTTAACTCGCAGGTCATTAAAGGGCATCATTCATTTACTGGCACTTGGGTATCTAGTTGGCCTTTTTTACGCTGGCGTCACCGATAATTTAGGCCCCGATCCTGTTGATACGTTGCTAAACGAAACCGGTATATGGGCAATACACCTATTACTTATTACGCTGATGTTAAGCCCATTAGCAAAAATACTGCCTAGCCCAGAGCCAATTAAATTCAGGCGAATGCTGGGGATATATAGCTTTGTGTATGCGCTGTCGCATTTTGCGACTTACATCCTGTTCGAACTGCAACTAGACATGGGCTTGATTGCTACTGAGTTGGTTAAACGACCCTATATTGTAGTAGGGCTTACCGCTTTGGTTTTACTCTTCGTATTAACAGTCACGTCTTTTCAGAAAATTCGTCGCAGTATGGGCAAGCGTTGGCAGCATTTACATAACAGTATTTATTTAATAGTACCTTTGGCGTTGCTTCATTTTTCATGGTCGCAAAAAACCCTATTGCAAGAACCCATATGGTATTGGCTGTTTGCCTTTGTATTGTTATTCAACCGAATTAAAGGTTTGGTGACTACTGCACGAAAAAAACATGCTCGTAATAAAAACCGGAAACACGCTGTACAAACTTAA
- a CDS encoding anti-phage deoxyguanosine triphosphatase gives MHAVTVQRWEQELHARRLPRSVSRDGDHRNPYQRDKARVLHSAAFRRLQAKTQVLGVGLSDFYRTRLTHSLEAAQIGTGITAQLCGKFPDIASKLALDATLIETLCLAHDIGHPPFGHGGEIALHYMMHEHGGFEGNGQTFRIVTQLEPYTAEHGMNLCRRSVLGLVKYPNYIDALTAPGVNSARPASLRQVKASQWHPPKGLFRCDEPLFDWLLAPFSTSDKDKLMSFNQFDNKHSKTRFKSFDCSIMELADDIAYGIHDLEDAIVMDMVNRQDFISDVTLPLKSLEIKWLSDNIDELTDKLFSKAHHERKNAIGALVNSFITAIEIADVEGFEHPLLAYNAKMPTDFENGLELFKRFVYNKVIRRPDVQQLEYKGQMVVMELLEAFSSDPERLLPENTQERWLKACEQNNGMRVLADYISGMTDEFASRLYGTLFSPRQGGIQDNFHG, from the coding sequence ATGCATGCAGTGACAGTACAAAGATGGGAACAGGAATTACACGCTCGCCGCTTGCCGCGAAGTGTTTCACGAGACGGCGACCATCGTAACCCTTACCAGCGGGATAAAGCGCGTGTACTGCACAGTGCCGCGTTTAGACGCTTACAAGCCAAAACCCAAGTATTGGGGGTTGGACTAAGTGACTTTTATCGCACTCGCCTTACCCATTCTTTAGAAGCCGCGCAAATAGGTACCGGTATTACTGCGCAGTTATGCGGTAAGTTTCCAGATATTGCCAGTAAATTGGCCCTTGATGCTACGCTTATTGAAACCCTATGCTTAGCCCATGATATTGGCCATCCGCCTTTCGGTCACGGTGGTGAGATAGCCCTTCATTATATGATGCATGAACATGGCGGCTTTGAAGGCAACGGCCAGACCTTTCGCATTGTTACTCAGTTAGAGCCTTACACTGCAGAACACGGCATGAACTTGTGCCGCCGAAGCGTTTTGGGCCTTGTGAAATACCCTAATTATATTGATGCGTTAACAGCGCCAGGTGTTAACAGTGCGCGCCCCGCTTCTTTACGCCAAGTAAAAGCCAGCCAATGGCACCCGCCTAAAGGCTTGTTTCGCTGCGACGAACCTTTGTTCGATTGGTTGCTAGCGCCTTTTAGCACTTCTGACAAAGACAAGCTCATGTCATTCAACCAGTTTGATAACAAGCACAGCAAAACTCGCTTTAAGTCTTTTGATTGCTCGATTATGGAGCTTGCCGATGATATAGCTTATGGCATACACGATTTAGAAGACGCAATTGTCATGGACATGGTGAACCGGCAAGACTTCATTAGCGATGTTACCCTCCCGCTTAAGTCACTAGAGATAAAATGGTTGTCAGATAATATTGATGAACTGACCGATAAGCTTTTCAGCAAAGCCCATCACGAGCGCAAAAACGCTATTGGTGCTTTGGTAAACAGTTTCATTACCGCCATAGAAATAGCGGATGTAGAAGGCTTTGAGCATCCGCTGCTTGCCTATAACGCTAAGATGCCAACCGACTTTGAAAATGGTTTAGAACTGTTCAAGCGCTTTGTTTATAACAAAGTGATTCGCCGCCCTGATGTACAGCAGCTTGAATATAAAGGCCAAATGGTAGTGATGGAGCTACTAGAAGCCTTCAGCTCTGATCCCGAACGCTTATTACCCGAAAATACCCAAGAGCGTTGGTTGAAAGCGTGCGAACAAAATAACGGCATGCGCGTGCTCGCAGACTACATCTCTGGTATGACCGATGAATTTGCCTCACGCTTGTATGGCACACTCTTTTCTCCTCGACAAGGTGGCATTCAAGATAACTTTCACGGTTAG
- a CDS encoding RDD family protein, translating to MKANEKEQSALSGSETRDVITPYAFNVDQALLGIPLATPIKRALAMIIDVILIFMAAKLSATLIAFVAAMAFYKGTAQQYLPKMSPFWRRALKLFAASFLFVSSLTVLSLAIDFFEGDSAIQGTQIKEAERKDELSEYDKSIIRTYLAQTDNDKNCDEICQSAASANLVAQLPELAEIEDAESTQFTRSLLHLMAIADEEFDTAQDVNNSDLVPESIAGEVTNESNVTPVTSILQWGKGIIQDLGLGFGWAAVYFTLFSLLWRGQTPGKKVCNIRVVSLSGEPLGMLDCFGRYGGYGAGFATGLLGFLQVYWDPNRQAIQDKISATVVIQGSVNQVVDAQTVADAVNV from the coding sequence ATGAAAGCCAACGAAAAAGAGCAATCAGCGCTATCTGGTTCAGAAACCAGAGATGTGATCACCCCGTATGCTTTTAACGTTGACCAAGCGCTATTAGGTATCCCTCTAGCCACACCGATTAAGCGCGCACTGGCAATGATCATTGATGTCATTTTAATATTTATGGCTGCGAAGCTTAGCGCAACGTTAATTGCCTTTGTTGCTGCTATGGCTTTTTATAAAGGCACTGCACAACAATACCTCCCTAAAATGTCGCCGTTTTGGCGCAGAGCATTAAAGCTTTTTGCAGCAAGCTTTTTATTTGTAAGCTCGCTAACGGTACTCTCATTAGCAATAGATTTCTTTGAAGGCGATAGCGCTATACAAGGAACACAAATAAAAGAAGCAGAGCGAAAAGATGAGTTAAGTGAATATGATAAATCAATAATACGTACCTATTTAGCGCAAACAGACAACGATAAAAACTGCGATGAAATTTGCCAGAGCGCTGCTAGCGCTAATCTAGTTGCTCAATTACCTGAACTTGCTGAAATTGAAGACGCTGAAAGTACTCAATTTACCCGATCGCTATTGCACTTGATGGCTATAGCAGATGAAGAATTTGATACAGCACAGGATGTTAATAATTCAGATTTAGTGCCAGAGAGCATTGCGGGAGAAGTTACAAATGAAAGTAACGTAACACCCGTCACCAGTATTTTGCAGTGGGGTAAAGGGATTATTCAAGACTTAGGTTTAGGTTTCGGTTGGGCTGCGGTTTATTTTACCTTGTTCTCTTTACTCTGGCGCGGGCAAACTCCAGGTAAAAAAGTATGTAACATTCGCGTGGTTTCGCTTAGCGGTGAGCCACTTGGCATGCTTGATTGCTTTGGCCGGTACGGCGGTTACGGAGCAGGTTTTGCGACGGGGTTATTGGGCTTTTTGCAGGTGTATTGGGACCCAAACAGACAAGCCATTCAGGATAAAATATCAGCCACCGTGGTTATTCAGGGGAGTGTGAACCAAGTTGTAGATGCGCAAACCGTTGCAGATGCAGTTAACGTTTAG
- the msrP gene encoding protein-methionine-sulfoxide reductase catalytic subunit MsrP: MSKTFKPSVKLTDNHVTDESVYLNRRQLLKSLGFVGASALLSNSANAAGWFWEDDEEQAVAFKTQALKFSQPEKYQISETQTPESKATSYNNFYEFGTAKDEPVKNAQEFDTSEWTLKVDGLVNKPLTLNLDDLTKRFPLEERIYRLRCVEAWSMVIPWIGYELGALLKAAEPLSSAKYVAFETLYEPEQMPGQRNRFLGGGIKYPYVEGLRLDEAMHPLTLMSVGLYGKTLPPQNGAPVRLVVPWKYGFKSIKSIVRIRLTDKQPPTTWNRLASNEYGFYANVNPEVSHPRWSQASERRITTGGLLSRNRIPTEMYNGYSEVAPLYANMDLTRNF, encoded by the coding sequence ATGTCCAAAACCTTTAAACCATCAGTAAAGTTAACCGACAATCATGTGACCGATGAAAGTGTTTACCTTAATCGTCGCCAGTTACTAAAATCTCTTGGTTTTGTAGGTGCTTCTGCTCTGCTTTCAAACTCTGCGAATGCAGCAGGTTGGTTTTGGGAAGACGATGAAGAGCAAGCTGTGGCATTTAAAACCCAAGCGTTGAAATTTAGCCAACCAGAAAAATACCAAATTAGCGAAACTCAAACGCCAGAATCTAAAGCCACCTCTTATAATAACTTTTATGAGTTTGGCACTGCCAAAGATGAGCCGGTTAAAAACGCGCAAGAATTTGATACTTCTGAGTGGACACTAAAAGTAGATGGGTTGGTGAATAAACCGCTTACACTAAATCTTGATGATTTAACGAAGCGTTTTCCACTTGAAGAGCGTATCTATCGCCTTCGCTGTGTAGAAGCCTGGTCTATGGTTATTCCTTGGATTGGTTATGAGTTAGGCGCATTACTAAAAGCGGCAGAGCCCTTATCGTCAGCCAAATATGTCGCGTTTGAAACCCTATACGAACCTGAACAAATGCCTGGGCAGCGTAACCGTTTCTTGGGTGGTGGTATTAAATACCCTTATGTTGAAGGCCTGCGTTTAGATGAAGCCATGCACCCGCTTACGCTAATGTCGGTAGGACTTTACGGTAAAACCCTACCACCACAAAACGGCGCGCCCGTTCGATTAGTTGTGCCTTGGAAGTACGGCTTTAAGAGTATTAAGTCGATAGTCCGTATCCGGTTGACCGATAAACAGCCCCCCACTACATGGAACCGCTTAGCGTCTAACGAATATGGTTTTTACGCTAATGTGAACCCTGAAGTATCTCACCCTCGTTGGAGTCAAGCTAGCGAACGCCGTATTACCACTGGTGGCTTGTTATCACGTAATAGAATACCTACCGAAATGTACAATGGTTACAGCGAAGTAGCGCCACTTTATGCAAACATGGATTTAACCCGTAACTTCTAA
- a CDS encoding YchJ family metal-binding protein — protein MRSRFSAYASKQFDYVLATYTKVRQPELSVNELTANAANATWFALEVGETHNVPLTAQAEGLTEDIMQINEGATDTVDFTAYYFENINLYQLHETSNFIVEDGKWCYHDGILHDDCGKVKYGRNLPCLCGSGKKFKQCCATKAR, from the coding sequence ATGCGCTCTCGTTTTTCTGCGTATGCCAGTAAGCAATTCGATTATGTACTGGCTACCTACACAAAAGTACGTCAACCGGAATTAAGTGTTAATGAATTAACTGCCAATGCAGCTAATGCTACGTGGTTTGCACTGGAAGTGGGTGAAACCCACAATGTGCCTCTTACTGCCCAAGCTGAAGGGCTTACTGAGGACATTATGCAAATTAATGAAGGTGCAACGGATACGGTAGATTTCACGGCTTATTATTTTGAAAATATAAACCTATATCAGTTACATGAGACATCGAACTTTATTGTTGAAGATGGCAAATGGTGCTATCACGACGGGATACTCCATGATGACTGCGGCAAAGTAAAATACGGCCGTAACTTACCTTGTCTTTGTGGCAGCGGGAAAAAATTTAAGCAATGCTGTGCAACCAAAGCACGGTAA